One region of Bernardetia sp. genomic DNA includes:
- a CDS encoding homoserine kinase, translating into MKKITAFAPATIANFNVGFDILGLSLGNMGDEITLTPNGTTENKILEIINGENLPKEVDKNCSSVVIRKMQEAHNEFMGVDIVLKKGFSSGSGLGSSSASSAVAAFGYNELIGKPYSTKELVAFAAEGERVACGSAHVDNVAPSLLGGIILSKGNKQSDILQLPVLEDLYAVTLYPHVKLNTSDSRKILKSTLSVATFSKQMGLMGTFVVSLYEKNYDLFSESLQDLVIEPMRSLLIPKFKEMKQAALENDALAFGISGSGPSIFAMAKGKEQAEIIKNALEKVYQEVDIPIQTYINPVCEGNGARII; encoded by the coding sequence ATGAAAAAAATAACAGCCTTCGCACCAGCCACTATTGCCAACTTCAATGTCGGTTTTGATATTCTAGGGCTTTCTTTGGGAAATATGGGTGATGAAATTACACTTACTCCTAATGGCACTACCGAAAACAAAATTTTAGAAATCATAAATGGAGAAAATCTTCCCAAAGAAGTTGATAAAAACTGTTCGTCTGTCGTGATTCGAAAGATGCAGGAAGCCCACAATGAATTTATGGGTGTTGATATTGTCTTGAAAAAAGGCTTCTCTTCAGGTAGTGGTTTGGGTTCTAGCAGTGCCAGCAGTGCAGTAGCAGCTTTTGGATATAATGAACTTATCGGAAAACCATATTCTACAAAAGAATTGGTTGCTTTTGCAGCCGAAGGCGAACGTGTGGCGTGTGGAAGTGCACACGTAGATAATGTTGCCCCTTCTCTTTTGGGTGGAATTATTCTCTCCAAAGGAAACAAACAAAGCGATATTTTACAGCTTCCAGTTTTGGAAGATTTATATGCTGTTACACTCTATCCACACGTAAAACTTAATACTTCTGATTCAAGAAAAATCTTAAAATCTACGCTTTCAGTAGCTACTTTTAGCAAGCAAATGGGACTGATGGGAACGTTTGTTGTCAGTTTGTATGAAAAAAATTATGATTTATTTTCAGAATCATTACAAGATTTGGTTATTGAGCCGATGCGAAGTCTGCTGATTCCTAAATTTAAAGAAATGAAACAAGCAGCACTAGAAAACGACGCACTTGCTTTTGGAATTTCTGGGTCTGGTCCTTCTATTTTCGCAATGGCAAAAGGTAAAGAACAAGCTGAAATAATTAAAAATGCCTTAGAAAAAGTTTATCAAGAAGTAGATATTCCTATTCAAACCTATATCAATCCTGTCTGTGAAGGCAATGGAGCTAGAATAATTTAA
- a CDS encoding serine hydrolase encodes MLKKIIYALLSFIIACTPKINQQEATILENKTTTMHENQIDSLANRYLDVGRFSGTIVVSENGAVVFNKSYGLADYSNVKNFTDSTAFKIGHLSELFTKAIVEDLISKNKIKAEEQIKNYIPQIEKEFTVEELLNHTSGLQTISQIQEANENMPYSTLEYVALSNSENQNVASELDYNILGLLIEKVTEKSFDEVLEDYAQKWNLESTYFHKTDTTHLAIGYLFFNYGNQGLKLSPAPKYQNSTAFSSRGIKSTALDILKFTKQFPNKNFDTEGYLMNDGFSYSLKKDDSKDRTVLILSNRKHPVAREMSESIEKILDEEEYELPLPRREIAIDVNLLKEYEGTYSLNENMSLTFVAEKDSLFFLMGENKIRLIPQSENQFFMLESDASTRFERDENGKVTKAILMDGFLEGNTIMKVME; translated from the coding sequence ATGCTGAAAAAAATAATATACGCTTTACTTTCATTTATAATTGCTTGTACGCCAAAAATAAATCAACAAGAAGCCACTATATTAGAAAATAAGACAACTACTATGCACGAAAATCAGATAGATAGTTTGGCAAATCGCTATCTTGACGTAGGGCGTTTTAGTGGGACAATAGTAGTGTCTGAAAACGGAGCAGTTGTGTTTAATAAAAGCTATGGGTTGGCAGACTATTCCAACGTAAAAAACTTTACGGACAGCACAGCTTTCAAAATAGGACATCTTTCAGAGCTATTTACAAAAGCCATTGTTGAAGATTTGATAAGCAAAAACAAAATAAAAGCTGAGGAACAAATAAAAAATTATATTCCTCAAATAGAAAAGGAATTTACAGTAGAAGAATTATTAAATCATACCTCTGGTTTACAAACTATTTCACAAATTCAAGAAGCCAACGAAAATATGCCATATTCTACCTTAGAATATGTTGCTTTGTCAAATTCAGAAAATCAAAACGTAGCATCAGAACTAGATTACAATATTTTAGGACTTCTGATTGAAAAAGTTACTGAAAAGAGTTTTGATGAAGTGTTGGAAGATTATGCTCAAAAGTGGAATTTAGAAAGCACTTATTTTCATAAAACAGATACCACACACCTTGCTATTGGTTATTTATTTTTCAATTATGGTAATCAAGGGTTAAAACTTTCCCCTGCTCCAAAATACCAAAACAGTACAGCATTTAGCAGTAGAGGAATAAAATCGACAGCATTAGATATTTTGAAATTTACAAAGCAGTTTCCAAATAAAAATTTTGATACAGAAGGATATTTGATGAATGATGGCTTTAGCTATTCGCTCAAAAAAGATGATTCAAAAGATAGAACTGTCCTTATTTTGAGCAACAGAAAGCACCCAGTAGCTAGAGAAATGTCGGAAAGCATAGAGAAAATACTAGACGAAGAAGAGTATGAACTTCCTTTGCCTCGCAGGGAAATTGCTATTGATGTAAATTTGTTGAAAGAATATGAAGGGACGTACTCTTTAAATGAAAATATGAGCCTTACTTTTGTAGCAGAAAAAGATAGTTTGTTTTTTTTGATGGGAGAAAATAAAATCCGACTTATTCCACAATCTGAAAATCAATTTTTTATGCTAGAGAGTGATGCCTCTACTCGTTTTGAGAGAGATGAAAATGGAAAAGTTACAAAAGCTATTTTGATGGACGGTTTCTTAGAAGGAAATACCATTATGAAAGTTATGGAATAG